Proteins from a genomic interval of Oncorhynchus clarkii lewisi isolate Uvic-CL-2024 chromosome 13, UVic_Ocla_1.0, whole genome shotgun sequence:
- the LOC139424595 gene encoding ATP-binding cassette sub-family C member 10-like isoform X1: MGRGVVADFGPSELFSGLCHTDTLDPFPVWRDGAISPCFNQLVLGALAHAVVAVFSACYLSAQRCSLLRPSPPCGWGLRVASALLVTLLFVVDLVLVVLLHRGDMYLDILADGCAVLAWLVHFGALLVLQRSIYRRTRGPSVLLLLVLLPIPNLVVTLLAYAHKATYLDLAEPFRVARLVLAVTRGLSLLVYLLAFVAPCVGEGSYTSMSVNDADSSLLIPESSYQDTGEVVAEDGSSFISRLMYLWLNPLLRRGRRGELERPCNVYLLPRRLRTSAVRRHFLRCWEDCQQREATQRRNTTPRPANKSLQNRTWTSPLQEGIAVEEVGLLKVLHKAFGLRYYLLGVLKLAGNMLSFAGPLLLSSLVHYMEEEGAPVSQGAWCATGFFFSTFFSALIRNIFAFEVSKVSLSARAALISAIYGKALRVSGGSLAARFTLGEVVNFMSTDTDHVINFFNNFHEVWSLPFQFSIALYLLYLQVGLAFLGGLGVALLLVPLNKVLASKIMENNKHMLTHKDSRVKLMTEVLFGIRVIKFYNWEAYFAQKIADFRGQELSHLKAIKYLDAVCVYTWGSLPIVISIITFVTYVLLGHELTAATVFTTLALVGMLIVPLNSFPWVINGTLEAKVSLDRIQRFLKLPNQDLNAYFSLVAPEDPQDTIVMSQGIFSWQGPGPDHPTSSDTESPKGSLMLHSLNLSITKGSLVVVVGKVGCGKSSLLAAITGELNRRGGVVYVQGREDGFGLAAQEPWIQHATVRDNILFGKDYNSSFYQAVVEACALTDDLNILPNGDRTEVGENGVTLSGGQKARLALARAVYMEKDIFLLDDPLAAVDSDVAHHLMERCIMGILRSKTRILCTHRIEFVDKADVVILMDNGTIIKTGTPEEVLPLVEAVPKNRKNDSNAKEKDVIEREEKQSPSNELFAEEESSLSREEQKAVGGLAWKVYHTYWRAVEGPLAVSILLSLLLMQASKNVSDWWLSHWISNLKNNGSAQSVLMPAYSSPHLLLFSPGGLMFPVNIMETTAFANMSSEVKFYLTVYCSIAGANTVFTAFRAFLFAFGGIRAASVVHNRLLDTVLKATVTFFDTTPLGRVLNRFSSDLYSVDDTLPFFLNILLASIFSLLGMLVVMSYGLPWFLVALLPLGLLYHLTQRFYRHTSRDLKRLCSLTLSPVYSHFSETLSGLGTIRASSSASRFEEENERRLEQNQRCLFLSNAAMQWLDIRLQMIGVVVVTGISVIAVVQHQFKSIDPGLVGLSLSYALSITGLLSGLIFNFTQTEMQLVSVERTEEYSTTLPTEPQHSNPQVPTSWPEQGWVEFRGAVLSYREGLPNALDGVSLVVRPGEKVGVVGRTGSGKSTLFLALFRMVELNQGQILLDGVDTSQVGLAQLRSKLAIIPQDPFLFSGTVRENLDPCGRHPDPRLLEALEHCHLNPVINRIGGLGAEVGERGKSLSLGQRQLLCLARALLTEANILCIDEATASVDQKTDKLLQQTIREKFQDKTVLTIAHRINTIMDSDRVLVMHSGKVVEFDTPADLCQRDDSIFCKLVGGRGE, encoded by the exons ATGGGGAGAGGTGTGGTGGCTGATTTTGGCCCCAGTGAGTTGTTCTCTGGCCTGTGCCACACGGACACCCTTGACCCGTTCCCAGTGTGGCGGGATGGAGCCATCAGCCCCTGTTTTAACCAGCTGGTTCTGGGAGCCCTGGCTCACGCTGTAGTGGCCGTCTTCAGTGCCTGCTACCTGAGTGCTCAGAG ATGCAGCCTCCTCCGGCCCTCTCCCCCGTGTGGTTGGGGCCTCAGGGTGGCCTCAGCCCTGCTGGTGACCCTGCTCTTCGTGGTGGACTTGGTCCTGGTGGTCCTCCTCCACCGGGGGGACATGTACCTGGACATCCTGGCTGATGGATGTGCCGTCCTGGCATGGCTGGTCCACTTTGGGGCCCTGCTTGTCCTCCAGAGGTCCATCTATAGAAGAACCAGGGGTCCCTCTGTGTTACTACTGCTGGTCCTGTTGCCTATCCCTAACCTGGTGGTCACCCTGCTGGCTTACGCCCATAAGGCCACCTACCTGGACCTGGCGGAGCCCTTTAGAGTGGCACGGCTGGTGCTCGCAGTCACCCGGGGACTCTCTCTCCTGGTCTACCTCCTGGCCTTCGTTGCTCCCTGCGTCGGTGAAGGGAGTTACACCTCCATGTCCGTCAATGATGCAGACAGCTCTCTCCTCATCCCAGAGAGTTCCTACCAGGACACGGGAGAGGTGGTGGCAGAGGATGGCAGTAGCTTCATCTCCCGCCTGATGTACCTGTGGTTGAACCCTCTACTGAGGCGCGGCCGGCGTGGGGAGCTGGAGAGGCCATGCAATGTCTATCTCCTTCCCCGGAGGCTCCGCACCAGTGCAGTGCGCCGACACTTCCTCCGCTGCTGGGAGGACTGCCAACAGAGGGAAGCAACACAGAGAAGGAACACTACACCCAGGCCTGCAAACAAGAgcctacagaacagaacatggacTTCACCCCTCCAGGAGGGTATAGCAGTGGAGGAGGTAGGACTGTTAAAAGTGTTGCACAAAGCCTTCGGGCTACGCTACTACTTGCTTGGTGTGCTGAAGCTAGCGGGCAACATGCTGAGCTTCGCAGGACCCCTGCTCCTCAGCAGCCTGGTGCACTACATGGAAGAGGAGGGGGCCCCCGTCAGCCAGGGGGCCTGGTGTGCCACGGGCTTCTTCTTCAGCACCTTCTTCTCTGCCCTTATCCGGAACATCTTTGCCTTCGAAGTCTCGAAGGTCTCACTCTCAGCGCGCGCCGCCCTCATCTCTGCCATCTACGGGAAAGCACTGCGGGTCAGTGGCGGCAGCCTGGCAGCGCGGTTCACCCTGGGCGAGGTGGTCAACTTCATGAGCACGGACACGGACCACGTGATCAACTTCTTCAACAATTTCCACGAGGTGTGGAGTCTGCCCTTCCAGTTCTCCATTGCCCTCTACCTGCTCTACCTGCAGGTGGGTTTGGCCTTCCTAGGAGGACTGGGTGTGGCTCTGCTGCTGGTGCCGCTCAATAAGGTGCTGGCCTCGAAGATCATGGAGAATAACAAGCACATGCTCACACATAAGGATAGTCGTGTCAAG CTAATGACAGAGGTCCTCTTTGGAATACGAGTCATCAAGTTCTACAACTGGGAGGCCTACTTTGCCCAGAAGATAGCAGATTTTCGGGGGCAAGAGCTGTCCCACCTCAAGGCCATTAAGTACCTGGATGCTGTGTGCGTGTACACCTGGGGATCTCTACCCATAGTCATATCTATCATCACCTTTGTCACATACGTGCTGCTCGGCCATGAGCTCACTGCAGCCACG GTGTTCACCACTCTGGCCCTAGTGGGCATGCTGATCGTCCCCCTCAACAGCTTCCCCTGGGTCATCAACGGCACCCTGGAGGCCAAGGTGTCCCTGGACCGTATCCAACGCTTCCTCAAGCTTCCCAACCAGGACCTCAATGCATATTTCAGTCtcg TGGCCCCTGAGGACCCCCAGGACACCATTGTGATGAGTCAGGGCATATTCTCATGGCAGGGGCCTGGGCCAGACCACCCCACAAGCTCTGATACTGAATCCCCCAAAGGAAGTCTGATGCTCCATAGCCTCAACCTATCCATCACTAAG GGATCCCTAGTTGTTGTGGTGGGCAAGGTGGGCTGTGGGAAGAGCTCCTTACTGGCAGCCATCACTGGAGAACTCAACCG GCGTGGAGGTGTTGTATACGTCCAGGGCAGGGAGGATGGGTTTGGTCTAGCCGCTCAGGAGCCGTGGATCCAGCATGCAACAGTTCGGGACAACATCCTGTTTGGCAAGGACTACAACAGTTCTTTCTACCAGGCCGTGGTGGAGGCCTGTGCGCTCACGGACGACCTCAAT ATTCTACCTAATGGGGACAGGACCGAGGTGGGAGAGAACGGAGTGACTCTGAGTGGAGGACAGAAAGCTCGCCTGGCCTTGGCCAGAGCTGTTTACATG GAGAAAGACATTTTCCTCCTGGACGATCCACTGGCAGCAGTAGACTCTGACGTGGCCCATCACCTCATGGAGAGATGCATCATGGGGATCCTCAGGAGCAAGACCAGAATCCTATGCACCCACCGCATAGAGTTTGTGGACAAAGCTGATGTGGTGATTCTCATGGACAATGGAACAATTATTAAAACAG GTACACCTGAAGAGGTCCTTCCTTTGGTAGAAGCAGTGCCCAAGAACCGGAAGAATGACAGTAATGCAAAGGAGAAAG ATGTCATTGAGCGAGAGGAGAAGCAGAGTCCGTCCAATGAGCTGTTTGCGGAGGAGGAGTCTTCACTGTCAAGGGAGGAGCAGAAGGCGGTGGGCGGGCTGGCCTGGAAGGTTTACCACACCTACTGGAGAGCGGTAGAAGGGCCCTTGGCTGTCTCCATCTTGCTGTCCCTACTCCTCATGCAAG cctcTAAGAATGTGTCTGACTGGTGGCTGTCCCACTGGATCTCTAACCTGAAGAACAATGGTTCCGCCCAGAGTGTTCTCATGCCTGCCTACAGCTCACCACACCTGCTGCTATTCTCTCCTGGAGGACTAAT GTTCCCTGTCAATATTATGGAAACGACAGCTTTCGCCAACATGAGCTCGGAGGTGAAGTTCTATCTGACAGTTTACTGTTCCATTGCGGGTGCCAACACGGTCTTCACCGCCTTCCGAGCCTTCCTCTTCGCCTTTGGAGGCATCCGTGCAGCATCGGTCGTCCACAACAGGCTGCTTGACACAGTCCTCAAG GCTACAGTTACCTTCTTCGACACTACACCGCTGGGCCGTGTCCTTAACCGCTTCTCCTCCGACCTGTACAGCGTGGATGACACTCTCCCTTTCTTCCTCAACATCCTGCTGGCTAGCATCTTCAGCCTGCTGGGCATGCTGGTAGTGATGAGCTACGGCCTGCCCTGGTTCCTAGTGGCCCTGCTGCCCCTGGGCCTGCTTTACCACCTCACACAGCGCTTCTACCGACACACATCCAGAGACCTGAAGCGTCTGTGCAGCCTCACCCTCTCGCCGGTTTATTCACATTTCTCTGAGACGCTGAGTGGCCTCGGTACCATCCGAGCAAGTTCCAGTGCCTCCAG ATTTGAGGAGGAGAACGAGAGGCGTCTGGAGCAGAACCAGCGCTGTCTGTTCCTTAGCAATGCCGCCATGCAGTGGCTGGACATCCGCCTGCAGATGATCGGCGTTGTCGTGGTGACGGGCATCAGCGTGATCGCCGTCGTCCAGCACCAGTTCAAATCCATCGACCCGG GTCTGGTGGGTCTGTCCCTGTCCTATGCTCTGTCCATCACAGGCCTGCTGTCAGGCCTCATCTTCAACTTTACCCAGACAGAGATGCAGCTGGTGAGTGTGGAGCGCACCGAGGAGTACTCCACCACCCTGCCCACTGAGCCACAACACAGCAACCCACAG GTGCCCACCTCGTGGCCGGAGCAGGGTTGGGTGGAGTTCCGTGGGGCCGTGCTGTCCTACAGAGAGGGGCTGCCTAATGCCCTGGACGGGGTGAGCCTGGTGGTCCGGCCTGGGGAGAAGGTGGGGGTGGTAGGCCGGACGGGCTCAGGCAAGTCGACCCTGTTCCTGGCCCTCTTCCGCATGGTGGAGCTGAACCAGGGTCAGATCTTACTGGATGGAGTGGACACCAGCCAGGTGGGACTGGCCCAGCTCAG GTCCAAACTGGCCATCATCCCCCAGGACCCATTCCTGTTCAGcgggacagtgagagagaaccTGGACCCATGTGGACGTCACCCTGACCCCCGGCTACTGGAGGCCCTGGAACACTGTCACCTCAACCCTGTCATCAACCGCAtcg
- the LOC139424595 gene encoding ATP-binding cassette sub-family C member 10-like isoform X2, giving the protein MGRGVVADFGPSELFSGLCHTDTLDPFPVWRDGAISPCFNQLVLGALAHAVVAVFSACYLSAQRCSLLRPSPPCGWGLRVASALLVTLLFVVDLVLVVLLHRGDMYLDILADGCAVLAWLVHFGALLVLQRSIYRRTRGPSVLLLLVLLPIPNLVVTLLAYAHKATYLDLAEPFRVARLVLAVTRGLSLLVYLLAFVAPCVGEGSYTSMSVNDADSSLLIPESSYQDTGEVVAEDGSSFISRLMYLWLNPLLRRGRRGELERPCNVYLLPRRLRTSAVRRHFLRCWEDCQQREATQRRNTTPRPANKSLQNRTWTSPLQEGIAVEEVGLLKVLHKAFGLRYYLLGVLKLAGNMLSFAGPLLLSSLVHYMEEEGAPVSQGAWCATGFFFSTFFSALIRNIFAFEVSKVSLSARAALISAIYGKALRVSGGSLAARFTLGEVVNFMSTDTDHVINFFNNFHEVWSLPFQFSIALYLLYLQVGLAFLGGLGVALLLVPLNKVLASKIMENNKHMLTHKDSRVKLMTEVLFGIRVIKFYNWEAYFAQKIADFRGQELSHLKAIKYLDAVCVYTWGSLPIVISIITFVTYVLLGHELTAATVFTTLALVGMLIVPLNSFPWVINGTLEAKVSLDRIQRFLKLPNQDLNAYFSLVAPEDPQDTIVMSQGIFSWQGPGPDHPTSSDTESPKGSLMLHSLNLSITKGSLVVVVGKVGCGKSSLLAAITGELNRRGGVVYVQGREDGFGLAAQEPWIQHATVRDNILFGKDYNSSFYQAVVEACALTDDLNILPNGDRTEVGENGVTLSGGQKARLALARAVYMEKDIFLLDDPLAAVDSDVAHHLMERCIMGILRSKTRILCTHRIEFVDKADVVILMDNGTIIKTGTPEEVLPLVEAVPKNRKNDSNAKEKDVIEREEKQSPSNELFAEEESSLSREEQKAVGGLAWKVYHTYWRAVEGPLAVSILLSLLLMQASKNVSDWWLSHWISNLKNNGSAQSVLMPAYSSPHLLLFSPGGLMFPVNIMETTAFANMSSEVKFYLTVYCSIAGANTVFTAFRAFLFAFGGIRAASVVHNRLLDTVLKATVTFFDTTPLGRVLNRFSSDLYSVDDTLPFFLNILLASIFSLLGMLVVMSYGLPWFLVALLPLGLLYHLTQRFYRHTSRDLKRLCSLTLSPVYSHFSETLSGLGTIRASSSASRFEEENERRLEQNQRCLFLSNAAMQWLDIRLQMIGVVVVTGISVIAVVQHQFKSIDPGLLSGLIFNFTQTEMQLVSVERTEEYSTTLPTEPQHSNPQVPTSWPEQGWVEFRGAVLSYREGLPNALDGVSLVVRPGEKVGVVGRTGSGKSTLFLALFRMVELNQGQILLDGVDTSQVGLAQLRSKLAIIPQDPFLFSGTVRENLDPCGRHPDPRLLEALEHCHLNPVINRIGGLGAEVGERGKSLSLGQRQLLCLARALLTEANILCIDEATASVDQKTDKLLQQTIREKFQDKTVLTIAHRINTIMDSDRVLVMHSGKVVEFDTPADLCQRDDSIFCKLVGGRGE; this is encoded by the exons ATGGGGAGAGGTGTGGTGGCTGATTTTGGCCCCAGTGAGTTGTTCTCTGGCCTGTGCCACACGGACACCCTTGACCCGTTCCCAGTGTGGCGGGATGGAGCCATCAGCCCCTGTTTTAACCAGCTGGTTCTGGGAGCCCTGGCTCACGCTGTAGTGGCCGTCTTCAGTGCCTGCTACCTGAGTGCTCAGAG ATGCAGCCTCCTCCGGCCCTCTCCCCCGTGTGGTTGGGGCCTCAGGGTGGCCTCAGCCCTGCTGGTGACCCTGCTCTTCGTGGTGGACTTGGTCCTGGTGGTCCTCCTCCACCGGGGGGACATGTACCTGGACATCCTGGCTGATGGATGTGCCGTCCTGGCATGGCTGGTCCACTTTGGGGCCCTGCTTGTCCTCCAGAGGTCCATCTATAGAAGAACCAGGGGTCCCTCTGTGTTACTACTGCTGGTCCTGTTGCCTATCCCTAACCTGGTGGTCACCCTGCTGGCTTACGCCCATAAGGCCACCTACCTGGACCTGGCGGAGCCCTTTAGAGTGGCACGGCTGGTGCTCGCAGTCACCCGGGGACTCTCTCTCCTGGTCTACCTCCTGGCCTTCGTTGCTCCCTGCGTCGGTGAAGGGAGTTACACCTCCATGTCCGTCAATGATGCAGACAGCTCTCTCCTCATCCCAGAGAGTTCCTACCAGGACACGGGAGAGGTGGTGGCAGAGGATGGCAGTAGCTTCATCTCCCGCCTGATGTACCTGTGGTTGAACCCTCTACTGAGGCGCGGCCGGCGTGGGGAGCTGGAGAGGCCATGCAATGTCTATCTCCTTCCCCGGAGGCTCCGCACCAGTGCAGTGCGCCGACACTTCCTCCGCTGCTGGGAGGACTGCCAACAGAGGGAAGCAACACAGAGAAGGAACACTACACCCAGGCCTGCAAACAAGAgcctacagaacagaacatggacTTCACCCCTCCAGGAGGGTATAGCAGTGGAGGAGGTAGGACTGTTAAAAGTGTTGCACAAAGCCTTCGGGCTACGCTACTACTTGCTTGGTGTGCTGAAGCTAGCGGGCAACATGCTGAGCTTCGCAGGACCCCTGCTCCTCAGCAGCCTGGTGCACTACATGGAAGAGGAGGGGGCCCCCGTCAGCCAGGGGGCCTGGTGTGCCACGGGCTTCTTCTTCAGCACCTTCTTCTCTGCCCTTATCCGGAACATCTTTGCCTTCGAAGTCTCGAAGGTCTCACTCTCAGCGCGCGCCGCCCTCATCTCTGCCATCTACGGGAAAGCACTGCGGGTCAGTGGCGGCAGCCTGGCAGCGCGGTTCACCCTGGGCGAGGTGGTCAACTTCATGAGCACGGACACGGACCACGTGATCAACTTCTTCAACAATTTCCACGAGGTGTGGAGTCTGCCCTTCCAGTTCTCCATTGCCCTCTACCTGCTCTACCTGCAGGTGGGTTTGGCCTTCCTAGGAGGACTGGGTGTGGCTCTGCTGCTGGTGCCGCTCAATAAGGTGCTGGCCTCGAAGATCATGGAGAATAACAAGCACATGCTCACACATAAGGATAGTCGTGTCAAG CTAATGACAGAGGTCCTCTTTGGAATACGAGTCATCAAGTTCTACAACTGGGAGGCCTACTTTGCCCAGAAGATAGCAGATTTTCGGGGGCAAGAGCTGTCCCACCTCAAGGCCATTAAGTACCTGGATGCTGTGTGCGTGTACACCTGGGGATCTCTACCCATAGTCATATCTATCATCACCTTTGTCACATACGTGCTGCTCGGCCATGAGCTCACTGCAGCCACG GTGTTCACCACTCTGGCCCTAGTGGGCATGCTGATCGTCCCCCTCAACAGCTTCCCCTGGGTCATCAACGGCACCCTGGAGGCCAAGGTGTCCCTGGACCGTATCCAACGCTTCCTCAAGCTTCCCAACCAGGACCTCAATGCATATTTCAGTCtcg TGGCCCCTGAGGACCCCCAGGACACCATTGTGATGAGTCAGGGCATATTCTCATGGCAGGGGCCTGGGCCAGACCACCCCACAAGCTCTGATACTGAATCCCCCAAAGGAAGTCTGATGCTCCATAGCCTCAACCTATCCATCACTAAG GGATCCCTAGTTGTTGTGGTGGGCAAGGTGGGCTGTGGGAAGAGCTCCTTACTGGCAGCCATCACTGGAGAACTCAACCG GCGTGGAGGTGTTGTATACGTCCAGGGCAGGGAGGATGGGTTTGGTCTAGCCGCTCAGGAGCCGTGGATCCAGCATGCAACAGTTCGGGACAACATCCTGTTTGGCAAGGACTACAACAGTTCTTTCTACCAGGCCGTGGTGGAGGCCTGTGCGCTCACGGACGACCTCAAT ATTCTACCTAATGGGGACAGGACCGAGGTGGGAGAGAACGGAGTGACTCTGAGTGGAGGACAGAAAGCTCGCCTGGCCTTGGCCAGAGCTGTTTACATG GAGAAAGACATTTTCCTCCTGGACGATCCACTGGCAGCAGTAGACTCTGACGTGGCCCATCACCTCATGGAGAGATGCATCATGGGGATCCTCAGGAGCAAGACCAGAATCCTATGCACCCACCGCATAGAGTTTGTGGACAAAGCTGATGTGGTGATTCTCATGGACAATGGAACAATTATTAAAACAG GTACACCTGAAGAGGTCCTTCCTTTGGTAGAAGCAGTGCCCAAGAACCGGAAGAATGACAGTAATGCAAAGGAGAAAG ATGTCATTGAGCGAGAGGAGAAGCAGAGTCCGTCCAATGAGCTGTTTGCGGAGGAGGAGTCTTCACTGTCAAGGGAGGAGCAGAAGGCGGTGGGCGGGCTGGCCTGGAAGGTTTACCACACCTACTGGAGAGCGGTAGAAGGGCCCTTGGCTGTCTCCATCTTGCTGTCCCTACTCCTCATGCAAG cctcTAAGAATGTGTCTGACTGGTGGCTGTCCCACTGGATCTCTAACCTGAAGAACAATGGTTCCGCCCAGAGTGTTCTCATGCCTGCCTACAGCTCACCACACCTGCTGCTATTCTCTCCTGGAGGACTAAT GTTCCCTGTCAATATTATGGAAACGACAGCTTTCGCCAACATGAGCTCGGAGGTGAAGTTCTATCTGACAGTTTACTGTTCCATTGCGGGTGCCAACACGGTCTTCACCGCCTTCCGAGCCTTCCTCTTCGCCTTTGGAGGCATCCGTGCAGCATCGGTCGTCCACAACAGGCTGCTTGACACAGTCCTCAAG GCTACAGTTACCTTCTTCGACACTACACCGCTGGGCCGTGTCCTTAACCGCTTCTCCTCCGACCTGTACAGCGTGGATGACACTCTCCCTTTCTTCCTCAACATCCTGCTGGCTAGCATCTTCAGCCTGCTGGGCATGCTGGTAGTGATGAGCTACGGCCTGCCCTGGTTCCTAGTGGCCCTGCTGCCCCTGGGCCTGCTTTACCACCTCACACAGCGCTTCTACCGACACACATCCAGAGACCTGAAGCGTCTGTGCAGCCTCACCCTCTCGCCGGTTTATTCACATTTCTCTGAGACGCTGAGTGGCCTCGGTACCATCCGAGCAAGTTCCAGTGCCTCCAG ATTTGAGGAGGAGAACGAGAGGCGTCTGGAGCAGAACCAGCGCTGTCTGTTCCTTAGCAATGCCGCCATGCAGTGGCTGGACATCCGCCTGCAGATGATCGGCGTTGTCGTGGTGACGGGCATCAGCGTGATCGCCGTCGTCCAGCACCAGTTCAAATCCATCGACCCGG GCCTGCTGTCAGGCCTCATCTTCAACTTTACCCAGACAGAGATGCAGCTGGTGAGTGTGGAGCGCACCGAGGAGTACTCCACCACCCTGCCCACTGAGCCACAACACAGCAACCCACAG GTGCCCACCTCGTGGCCGGAGCAGGGTTGGGTGGAGTTCCGTGGGGCCGTGCTGTCCTACAGAGAGGGGCTGCCTAATGCCCTGGACGGGGTGAGCCTGGTGGTCCGGCCTGGGGAGAAGGTGGGGGTGGTAGGCCGGACGGGCTCAGGCAAGTCGACCCTGTTCCTGGCCCTCTTCCGCATGGTGGAGCTGAACCAGGGTCAGATCTTACTGGATGGAGTGGACACCAGCCAGGTGGGACTGGCCCAGCTCAG GTCCAAACTGGCCATCATCCCCCAGGACCCATTCCTGTTCAGcgggacagtgagagagaaccTGGACCCATGTGGACGTCACCCTGACCCCCGGCTACTGGAGGCCCTGGAACACTGTCACCTCAACCCTGTCATCAACCGCAtcg